One uncultured Caproiciproducens sp. DNA segment encodes these proteins:
- a CDS encoding cupin domain-containing protein, with product MYRRCPYSNHSNQNDGGLEDFGPEPFVINIDRATRKNNTFRTALWSGSHLQLTLMSICVGEDIGLENHPNLDQFIRIEQGQGLVKMGESKDNLNFQKRVAEDYAIIIPAGTWHNLINIGNVPLKLYSIYAPPQHPRGTIHKTKADAIAAEH from the coding sequence ATGTATAGAAGGTGTCCATACTCTAATCATTCGAATCAAAACGATGGTGGGTTAGAGGATTTTGGTCCGGAACCTTTCGTAATAAATATTGACAGAGCTACACGTAAAAACAATACCTTTCGTACGGCTTTATGGTCGGGTAGTCATCTGCAGCTAACATTAATGAGTATTTGTGTCGGTGAGGACATAGGATTAGAGAATCATCCAAATCTTGATCAATTCATACGTATTGAGCAGGGCCAAGGACTTGTAAAAATGGGTGAGAGCAAAGACAATCTAAATTTTCAAAAGAGAGTTGCTGAAGACTATGCAATTATCATACCCGCCGGAACATGGCATAATCTGATTAACATCGGGAACGTGCCGTTAAAACTTTACTCTATTTATGCGCCGCCCCAGCATCCAAGGGGTACGATCCATAAAACCAAAGCAGACGCAATCGCTGCTGAACATTAA
- a CDS encoding aminoacetone oxidase family FAD-binding enzyme yields the protein MMDLYDIAVIGGGASGLMAAAASAQECKKNHIHGKIVVLEANSRVGKKLLATGNGRCNLTNRNADSTHYHGDVILAAPIINKYTPQNIINFFESFGLLCKELDEGRIYPYNLQASAVLDILRFQLDHLGVETICDFAVISVKKSASGFEISSASDKISAKRVVFACGGKAYPQLGSTGSGYQILSSLGHGTTKLFPALVQVKTDPKRAKPLKGARSAGAATLLLDGKPVKTVNGEIQFTENGLSGICIFELSRLVGEADTNPKIEISLDLLPEYSAQEVIAMLNHTKESFGNLPAGDLLSGCIHKLVGREVIRTALSHIPKNAWELKPAEIALIAGTVKNFRFDVLGTLAWKDAQITAGGVPLKETDENLQSRLCRGLYLAGELLNIDGDCGGYNLHWAWSSGIVTGSAAAFSLLKK from the coding sequence ATGATGGATTTATATGATATTGCCGTTATCGGCGGAGGCGCGTCCGGACTGATGGCTGCCGCAGCCTCAGCGCAGGAATGCAAAAAAAACCATATTCATGGGAAAATAGTTGTACTGGAAGCGAATTCACGTGTTGGAAAAAAGCTGCTTGCAACCGGAAATGGGCGTTGCAATCTGACGAACAGAAATGCTGACAGTACGCATTATCATGGGGATGTGATCTTGGCAGCTCCTATTATCAACAAGTACACACCACAAAATATTATTAATTTTTTTGAATCATTTGGTCTGCTTTGTAAAGAACTGGATGAGGGACGCATTTATCCTTATAACTTGCAGGCTTCCGCCGTTCTTGATATCTTACGTTTTCAGCTTGATCATCTTGGTGTGGAAACGATCTGTGACTTTGCCGTTATTTCCGTTAAAAAATCGGCATCGGGATTTGAGATTTCCTCGGCATCGGACAAGATCAGCGCAAAACGGGTTGTTTTTGCCTGCGGAGGCAAAGCTTACCCTCAGCTTGGCTCGACCGGGAGCGGGTATCAAATTTTATCGTCGCTCGGGCACGGCACCACAAAGCTTTTTCCGGCTCTGGTACAGGTGAAAACCGATCCCAAACGTGCAAAGCCGCTGAAGGGTGCGCGCAGCGCGGGTGCCGCAACGCTGCTTTTGGACGGAAAACCTGTCAAAACTGTAAACGGAGAGATTCAGTTCACAGAAAACGGGCTGTCGGGCATTTGTATTTTTGAGCTATCCCGTCTTGTGGGAGAAGCCGATACGAACCCAAAAATTGAAATATCGTTGGATTTGCTTCCTGAATATTCTGCACAGGAAGTGATTGCCATGCTGAATCATACGAAAGAATCATTTGGAAATCTGCCGGCGGGGGACCTTCTGAGCGGATGTATCCATAAGCTGGTTGGGCGCGAAGTGATTCGAACGGCTCTTTCACATATTCCGAAGAATGCATGGGAATTAAAGCCGGCAGAGATCGCCTTAATTGCCGGTACGGTGAAGAACTTTCGGTTTGACGTTCTCGGCACATTGGCTTGGAAAGACGCTCAAATTACTGCGGGCGGGGTGCCCTTAAAGGAAACGGACGAAAATTTGCAGTCCAGACTGTGCCGGGGTCTGTATCTTGCGGGAGAGCTTTTAAATATAGACGGCGACTGCGGTGGCTACAATCTTCACTGGGCGTGGAGTTCCGGAATTGTCACAGGGAGTGCTGCCGCTTTCTCATTATTAAAAAAATAA
- a CDS encoding NAD(P)/FAD-dependent oxidoreductase codes for MEFSMLLSPLKIGKMEVKNRFVVPAMGTNFANPDGTVSQQLIDYYVARAKGGFGLIIVECTAVDPVGKAIIWQGGLWNDGQVAGWSKLVEAVHAAGAKIIVQLHHVGRQTVPSCIGGKQPVAPSAVACPLMDCIPHELTIDEIWDTIHKFGDAAYRAKKAGFDGVEIHGAHGYLVAEFMSTHANKRIDEFGGDFMGRMKFPLQIFKDVKEKCGHDFPLVFRFSYDEKVNGGRTLEESTVIARLAEEAGVDALNISVMTYASLQWMSAPGAVPNGFNQYPTEFIKKAVQIPVFSVGRYNNVHIAEDVLKSRRADMICFGRESLADPDLPNKVIEGRIDEISPCIACLQSCLGYLFNPSINKISCLVNPVTGHEGEYDLSEAKHKKKVLIIGAGPAGLEAAWMAAKRGHKVTVYEKESTAGGQFMLAAIPPTKHEVLKMLKYYLTMGKKYNVEYHFNSEVTEDVIDREKPDAVVLATGGVPICPEIPGIHDKSFVTVRDILGGIVSPGKNVLIIGGGMSGAETADFLGEHGRTVTIMDMLPAIAQDVESTVRTFLMQRLEEHHTQMITSAKVKRFYPDGVAYEQDGIEREIRGFDTLVLSLGVKSYNPLEEKLRSRVNELYVIGDAEKAGKANHATESGLAVALKI; via the coding sequence ATGGAGTTTTCTATGCTTTTATCACCGCTGAAAATCGGTAAAATGGAGGTCAAAAACAGGTTTGTCGTCCCTGCAATGGGAACGAATTTTGCAAATCCAGACGGCACGGTATCACAGCAGCTGATAGATTACTATGTTGCGCGCGCCAAGGGAGGCTTTGGGCTTATCATCGTGGAATGTACGGCAGTCGACCCAGTTGGTAAGGCAATTATCTGGCAGGGTGGTCTGTGGAATGACGGTCAAGTGGCAGGGTGGTCAAAACTGGTTGAAGCGGTACATGCTGCCGGCGCGAAAATCATTGTGCAGCTGCATCATGTCGGGCGCCAGACCGTACCATCCTGCATCGGCGGAAAACAGCCGGTCGCGCCGTCGGCAGTGGCCTGCCCTCTTATGGACTGCATTCCTCACGAGCTGACGATAGACGAAATCTGGGATACCATTCACAAGTTTGGCGATGCTGCTTACCGCGCAAAGAAGGCGGGATTTGACGGCGTGGAAATTCACGGCGCCCACGGTTATCTTGTGGCCGAGTTTATGTCTACGCACGCCAATAAAAGAATCGACGAATTTGGCGGAGATTTTATGGGCAGAATGAAATTTCCTCTTCAAATTTTTAAGGATGTCAAGGAAAAATGCGGACACGATTTTCCCCTGGTCTTTCGTTTCAGCTATGATGAAAAAGTCAATGGCGGACGTACACTGGAGGAATCGACCGTTATCGCAAGACTTGCGGAGGAAGCCGGCGTTGATGCGCTGAATATTTCTGTAATGACTTACGCCAGCCTGCAGTGGATGAGCGCTCCGGGTGCCGTTCCGAACGGGTTTAATCAATATCCCACCGAGTTCATAAAAAAAGCGGTGCAGATACCGGTTTTCAGTGTCGGACGTTACAATAATGTCCATATTGCTGAAGACGTCCTAAAAAGCCGCAGAGCAGATATGATATGCTTTGGCAGGGAATCACTTGCGGATCCCGATCTTCCGAACAAAGTGATAGAAGGACGAATCGACGAAATTAGCCCCTGTATCGCCTGCCTTCAGTCCTGCCTCGGTTACCTGTTCAATCCATCCATCAACAAAATATCATGTTTGGTGAACCCTGTTACCGGGCACGAGGGCGAATACGACCTCAGCGAAGCGAAACACAAAAAGAAAGTGCTGATTATTGGTGCAGGCCCCGCCGGACTGGAAGCCGCATGGATGGCCGCCAAGCGTGGGCATAAAGTGACTGTTTACGAAAAAGAAAGTACCGCTGGGGGACAGTTCATGCTTGCTGCGATTCCTCCTACCAAGCATGAAGTATTGAAGATGCTGAAATATTACCTGACAATGGGCAAAAAATACAATGTTGAATATCATTTTAACAGCGAAGTAACCGAAGATGTGATTGACAGAGAAAAACCTGACGCAGTCGTTTTGGCAACAGGTGGTGTGCCGATCTGTCCGGAAATCCCCGGCATCCACGATAAATCATTTGTCACGGTTCGTGACATCCTCGGCGGCATTGTCAGCCCGGGCAAAAATGTGCTGATTATAGGGGGAGGCATGTCCGGCGCCGAAACGGCGGATTTTCTCGGGGAACATGGACGTACCGTAACGATCATGGATATGCTTCCGGCAATAGCGCAGGACGTGGAGAGCACGGTTCGCACTTTCCTGATGCAGCGTTTGGAAGAACATCATACTCAGATGATTACCAGTGCTAAAGTAAAACGGTTCTATCCTGACGGCGTGGCGTATGAACAGGATGGAATTGAAAGGGAAATCCGGGGTTTCGATACACTTGTATTGTCTTTAGGCGTAAAATCATATAACCCATTGGAAGAAAAGCTCCGTTCCAGGGTCAATGAGCTTTATGTTATAGGTGATGCGGAAAAGGCAGGGAAGGCCAATCATGCAACTGAATCCGGCCTTGCTGTCGCTCTGAAAATATAG
- the nth gene encoding endonuclease III, with amino-acid sequence MTKKQRAALAVEALKKEYPNAACSLTYEDPLQLLIATRLSAQCTDARINLVTPALFERFPTLDAFIGGSVEEIEELVHSCGLYKTKSRDIFAMCRMLKSEFGGVVPDSIEELTRLPGVGRKTANLVVGDIYHKPAVVTDTHCIRICARLGISEGKDPFKVEKQLRAVLPTDESNLFCHRLVLHGRAVCNARNPQCELCCMKDFCKYAKEQNR; translated from the coding sequence ATGACGAAGAAGCAACGCGCAGCTTTAGCAGTGGAAGCCTTGAAAAAAGAATATCCTAACGCTGCCTGCTCACTCACCTACGAAGATCCGCTTCAGCTTCTAATTGCAACGCGCCTTTCCGCACAGTGTACCGATGCGCGGATCAATCTGGTAACCCCCGCGCTTTTTGAGCGTTTTCCCACACTTGATGCATTTATTGGCGGCTCGGTGGAAGAAATTGAAGAACTGGTTCACTCCTGCGGGCTGTATAAAACCAAATCACGCGATATTTTTGCCATGTGCAGGATGCTGAAATCCGAGTTCGGTGGGGTTGTACCGGACAGTATTGAAGAACTGACACGGTTGCCGGGTGTGGGTAGAAAAACAGCCAATCTTGTGGTCGGAGACATTTATCATAAGCCCGCCGTGGTAACCGACACGCACTGTATCCGTATCTGCGCACGGCTGGGTATCAGCGAGGGAAAAGACCCTTTCAAAGTGGAAAAGCAGCTTCGTGCGGTGCTGCCAACGGACGAATCCAATTTGTTTTGCCATAGGCTTGTGCTGCATGGCCGCGCGGTGTGTAATGCAAGGAACCCCCAATGCGAATTGTGCTGCATGAAGGATTTTTGTAAATATGCGAAAGAACAAAATAGATAG
- a CDS encoding CDP-alcohol phosphatidyltransferase family protein, whose protein sequence is MKKTSVPNAITLFRIILSFGLLLTDFRSVLFILLYLICGLTDVLDGCIARKTNSETLLGARLDSLADFIMCCMIIIIMIKQIQITTLIAAVILIVFAIRIVNAVLSKIKFNNISSIHTIANKLTGLLLFFCPITYSFLGDYLIIMTGFFAILSSVEELLISLTSTTLDVNRKSIFLK, encoded by the coding sequence GTGAAAAAAACTTCCGTACCGAATGCTATAACGCTATTCAGAATTATCTTGTCGTTCGGTTTGCTGTTGACTGATTTTCGCAGTGTCCTTTTTATTCTGTTATACCTGATTTGTGGTTTAACCGATGTATTGGACGGCTGCATCGCGCGAAAAACGAACAGCGAAACCTTGCTCGGAGCACGGCTGGACAGCCTTGCCGATTTTATTATGTGCTGTATGATCATCATTATCATGATAAAGCAAATTCAAATAACCACGCTGATTGCAGCAGTGATTCTGATCGTCTTTGCTATAAGAATTGTAAATGCCGTTCTTTCAAAAATCAAATTTAACAATATATCCAGTATCCATACAATTGCCAATAAACTAACCGGCTTGCTTCTCTTTTTCTGCCCAATAACCTATTCGTTCCTAGGCGATTATTTAATCATCATGACCGGGTTTTTTGCTATCCTGTCCTCTGTTGAGGAGCTTCTTATATCCCTCACTTCAACTACGCTAGACGTAAATAGAAAAAGCATATTTTTAAAATAG
- a CDS encoding helix-turn-helix domain-containing protein, translated as MVSSFYNNLELLDGLETDNIKMLYYDLPNHFYEAYRTDNNARLCTIVQGEKRIDANNATLTYNPNHFLLLSPNSKVEVTTVKPTIAVVYEISSRLIEQVSEKISNEYLVNLQYVTKNQFFFGRNNINHILKKITEGFLDKNDCSKFLVDLYSQELVYHLIQNKVISQIFSIENNNPINKAIRYMYNNYTQPIDIRQMAYDLNMSESNFCQYFKKITKITPSQYFTNIKLQKAKEMLQYGNVTETAFNLGYQNISYFIMLFKKMYGITPKQYKMGI; from the coding sequence ATGGTGTCGAGTTTTTACAATAATCTTGAGCTGTTGGATGGGCTGGAAACAGATAATATCAAAATGCTGTATTATGATCTGCCAAATCATTTTTACGAAGCCTACAGGACTGATAACAATGCCAGACTTTGCACTATTGTACAGGGAGAAAAACGCATCGATGCGAATAATGCCACGCTTACATATAATCCAAACCATTTTCTTCTGCTTTCACCCAATTCAAAAGTGGAAGTAACGACTGTAAAGCCAACAATTGCCGTGGTCTATGAGATAAGCAGCAGATTAATTGAACAGGTGAGCGAAAAAATCAGCAATGAGTATCTCGTTAATCTCCAGTATGTTACAAAAAACCAATTTTTCTTTGGACGTAATAACATAAATCACATTCTCAAGAAAATTACGGAAGGCTTCTTGGACAAAAACGATTGCTCGAAGTTCCTGGTGGATTTATACTCACAAGAGCTTGTTTACCATTTAATCCAAAACAAAGTCATTAGCCAAATATTTAGTATAGAAAACAATAATCCTATCAATAAGGCGATACGATATATGTACAACAACTATACGCAGCCAATAGACATTAGGCAGATGGCCTACGACCTGAATATGTCGGAGTCAAATTTTTGTCAGTATTTCAAAAAGATAACAAAAATTACGCCCAGCCAGTATTTTACAAATATTAAACTGCAAAAAGCAAAAGAGATGCTGCAATATGGAAATGTAACTGAAACGGCGTTTAACCTTGGCTACCAGAATATTTCGTATTTTATTATGCTATTTAAGAAAATGTATGGTATCACTCCAAAACAGTATAAAATGGGTATATAA
- a CDS encoding FAD-dependent protein produces MYRISEISIKLEGTEEDLKREAAARLKVSPEQIRSLKLYKKSVDARKKNDVHFICTVDVECDQNHNQQDQKITMAEPYRYELPVGKPREIRPVIVGFGPAGLFAALILAQAGQRPIVFERGSAVDRRREQVVHFWKTGELDTESNVQFGEGGAGTFSDGKLNTGTKDSRARKVLEEFVAAGAPQEILYLAKPHIGTDRLPAAVKNIREQIITLGGEVHFETLLQDILMKDGKVTGVTVKPRNGSQYTVDTDRLILAVGHSARDTFEMLYSLKIPMEQKPFSIGARIEHPQELINRSQYGKFTGHPNLGAADYKFAVHLKNGRGVYTFCMCPGGQVVAAASEKNRLVTNGMSNFARNGRNANAALLVSVGQEDFGSSHPLAGVEFQRRLEEDAFRLGGGGFRAPVQRVEDFLKRRPSKNVGSCKPTYFPDVTPCNLDDCLPDFVADSMRQGILFMEHKLNGFSFPDALLTAVESRSSSPVRVLRGDSMQSVAVEGIYPCGEGAGYAGGIISAAVDGIKCAEHVISES; encoded by the coding sequence ATGTATCGTATTTCCGAAATCAGTATTAAACTGGAAGGTACCGAAGAAGATCTAAAACGAGAAGCCGCAGCGCGGCTGAAAGTTTCCCCAGAGCAGATACGCTCTTTAAAGTTATATAAAAAATCAGTCGATGCACGTAAAAAAAACGATGTGCATTTTATTTGTACGGTTGATGTTGAATGCGATCAAAATCATAACCAGCAGGATCAAAAAATTACCATGGCTGAACCCTACCGTTATGAGCTTCCGGTCGGTAAACCGCGCGAAATCCGTCCCGTGATTGTTGGCTTTGGCCCGGCGGGACTTTTTGCCGCCCTGATTCTGGCGCAGGCAGGGCAGCGGCCGATTGTTTTCGAACGCGGAAGCGCGGTTGACAGGCGCAGGGAACAGGTTGTCCATTTCTGGAAAACAGGGGAACTTGATACGGAAAGCAATGTTCAGTTTGGCGAAGGCGGCGCGGGAACTTTTTCAGACGGAAAGCTGAACACCGGAACAAAGGATTCCCGCGCCCGCAAAGTGCTGGAGGAATTTGTTGCTGCGGGTGCGCCGCAGGAAATACTGTATCTGGCAAAGCCGCATATCGGCACGGACAGGCTGCCCGCCGCGGTAAAAAACATACGGGAACAGATTATTACGCTTGGCGGTGAGGTGCATTTCGAAACCTTACTGCAAGATATCCTGATGAAAGACGGTAAGGTAACCGGCGTTACGGTAAAGCCGCGGAATGGTTCACAGTATACTGTTGATACCGACCGCCTGATCCTCGCCGTCGGTCACAGTGCACGGGATACTTTTGAAATGCTGTATTCATTAAAGATTCCAATGGAACAGAAGCCGTTTTCCATCGGTGCCAGAATTGAGCATCCGCAGGAACTGATCAACCGTTCTCAGTACGGTAAATTTACCGGTCATCCGAATCTTGGCGCTGCCGATTACAAGTTTGCCGTGCACCTGAAAAACGGCAGGGGCGTTTACACGTTCTGCATGTGTCCGGGCGGTCAGGTGGTTGCAGCTGCGAGCGAGAAAAACCGCCTGGTCACGAATGGAATGAGCAATTTTGCCCGTAACGGAAGAAACGCAAATGCTGCATTGCTTGTAAGCGTTGGACAGGAGGATTTTGGCAGCAGCCATCCGCTCGCCGGTGTGGAATTTCAGCGCAGGCTGGAAGAAGATGCGTTTCGGCTAGGCGGTGGGGGCTTCCGCGCACCGGTACAGCGTGTTGAAGATTTTCTGAAGCGCCGGCCATCAAAAAATGTCGGCAGCTGTAAACCAACTTATTTTCCGGATGTTACACCCTGTAATCTAGATGACTGCCTGCCGGACTTTGTTGCCGATTCCATGCGTCAAGGAATCCTTTTCATGGAACATAAGCTGAATGGATTTTCATTTCCGGACGCACTTTTAACTGCGGTGGAAAGCCGAAGCTCATCACCGGTGCGCGTTTTGCGCGGTGACAGCATGCAGTCCGTCGCCGTCGAAGGCATCTATCCGTGCGGAGAAGGCGCTGGATACGCGGGCGGTATCATTTCCGCCGCGGTGGACGGCATCAAATGCGCGGAGCATGTCATATCAGAATCATAG
- a CDS encoding NADH peroxidase has protein sequence MKKFVCSVCGYVYEGEQAPDFCPQCKAPKEKFVEQVENAPFACEHEVGIAQGIDKEVYDGLVANFNGECCEVGMYLAMSRQADREGYPEVAEAFKRYALEEANHASRFAEMLGEVVTNSTKKNLQMRAEAEAGACSGKLDIAKRAKELNYDAIHDTVHEMAKDEARHGAGFKGLLARYFA, from the coding sequence ATGAAGAAATTTGTATGTTCTGTATGTGGTTATGTTTACGAGGGCGAGCAGGCCCCTGATTTTTGCCCGCAGTGCAAGGCACCGAAAGAGAAATTTGTAGAGCAGGTTGAAAATGCTCCGTTCGCCTGTGAGCATGAAGTCGGTATTGCACAGGGTATCGATAAAGAAGTCTATGACGGTTTGGTGGCAAACTTCAATGGTGAGTGCTGCGAAGTCGGCATGTATCTGGCAATGTCCCGCCAGGCAGACCGCGAAGGTTACCCTGAAGTTGCCGAGGCATTCAAGAGATATGCGTTGGAAGAAGCCAATCATGCCTCAAGATTTGCCGAGATGCTCGGCGAGGTCGTAACCAACAGCACAAAGAAAAATCTTCAGATGCGTGCAGAAGCGGAAGCGGGTGCCTGTTCCGGCAAGCTTGACATAGCAAAGAGGGCCAAGGAGCTGAATTACGACGCAATTCACGACACCGTTCACGAGATGGCAAAAGATGAAGCGCGCCATGGCGCAGGCTTCAAAGGTTTGCTTGCAAGATATTTTGCCTGA
- a CDS encoding HAD family hydrolase — protein sequence MKYKVISFDIFQTLVDVNKRIPDIWQGILKDEYTDDKAIQGADAILSSYPAIYERAVHAEKFLAMEEVYTECAEKIVDKVNLNVLPQDVAYHLMYQHSKAPFYHEVLDCIKKLRKRYQIILSSDSSHLMVDELIGKIDPDSAFISDDLRSYKGDKNGKFFSCVLSHLDADPNEILHIGDSTADVFGAHKAGIPSCWINRDNRRWNSTIQPDYIIKDFNDLKDILF from the coding sequence ATGAAATATAAGGTGATCAGTTTTGACATTTTCCAAACTTTGGTAGATGTCAATAAACGCATTCCAGATATTTGGCAGGGAATTTTAAAAGACGAATACACTGACGACAAAGCCATACAGGGCGCGGACGCAATTTTAAGTTCCTACCCCGCCATATACGAAAGAGCTGTTCATGCGGAAAAGTTTTTAGCAATGGAAGAAGTATACACTGAATGTGCTGAAAAGATAGTGGACAAGGTGAATCTCAATGTATTGCCTCAGGATGTGGCGTATCACTTAATGTACCAGCATTCGAAGGCTCCCTTTTATCATGAGGTTCTGGACTGCATCAAAAAGCTCCGTAAACGATATCAGATCATTCTCTCCAGCGACTCGAGCCATCTGATGGTGGATGAATTAATCGGTAAAATCGATCCTGACAGCGCTTTCATTTCCGATGACTTAAGAAGCTATAAAGGGGATAAAAACGGGAAATTTTTCAGCTGCGTTCTGTCACATCTTGATGCAGACCCCAATGAAATATTACATATTGGCGACAGCACTGCGGATGTTTTTGGTGCGCACAAAGCCGGAATACCAAGCTGCTGGATTAACAGAGATAATCGGAGATGGAACAGTACAATTCAGCCGGATTATATCATTAAAGATTTCAATGATTTAAAGGATATTCTATTTTGA
- a CDS encoding small multi-drug export protein, producing the protein MDQIVKNVVEGLNSTSSNELIIFIVSMLPVLELRGGILAAGMLNVDMVRAFFICITGTLLPIPFILLFIRQILNWLRNTRFVKLVHRLEAKVERKSKSIEKYKTFGLFVFVAVPLPGTGAWTGAMIATLIGMRFKHAMFSIVAGTLTAGIIMCFISYGMLGQVW; encoded by the coding sequence ATGGATCAAATTGTTAAAAACGTCGTTGAAGGGTTAAATTCCACATCCTCAAACGAGCTCATTATTTTTATCGTATCAATGCTTCCTGTTTTGGAGTTAAGAGGCGGAATCCTTGCTGCTGGGATGCTGAATGTGGATATGGTACGCGCGTTTTTTATCTGCATTACGGGAACGCTGCTGCCAATCCCGTTCATCCTTCTGTTCATACGCCAAATACTCAACTGGCTGCGCAATACCCGCTTTGTCAAACTGGTACACCGTTTGGAAGCAAAGGTAGAGCGAAAAAGCAAATCCATTGAAAAATACAAGACCTTCGGCCTGTTTGTTTTTGTCGCTGTTCCTCTTCCGGGAACCGGCGCATGGACCGGTGCAATGATTGCCACTCTGATCGGCATGCGCTTTAAGCATGCCATGTTCTCCATAGTGGCAGGGACATTGACCGCGGGTATCATCATGTGTTTTATCTCATACGGGATGTTGGGACAGGTTTGGTAA